A stretch of DNA from Vanacampus margaritifer isolate UIUO_Vmar chromosome 1, RoL_Vmar_1.0, whole genome shotgun sequence:
aaaaaatcatgttcctATGTCCACTTGTCTCAATATCACTCTGGCTCCTTGTGAAGGCACCACACAAGTGTCTGGCCCACCCCCGTCATCGTCAGCATGCGGTAGCCGATCTTCTCCAGCTTGTCCAACACCAGGCGAGGGGGCTCGTCCACATGGTACTCGGAACTACATTAAATGAGACAAACAGAGTTAATCCCCAGTACTGTCCGCACATGTGGGTTCTCACTGAACTTTGTTTGG
This window harbors:
- the gchfr gene encoding GTP cyclohydrolase 1 feedback regulatory protein; this encodes MPYILISTQIRLENGPTNVGDEYSDPDVMNYLGARKTTMLGNNFSEYHVDEPPRLVLDKLEKIGYRMLTMTGVGQTLVWCLHKEPE